From the genome of Xiphophorus hellerii strain 12219 chromosome 11, Xiphophorus_hellerii-4.1, whole genome shotgun sequence, one region includes:
- the rtn4rl1a gene encoding reticulon-4 receptor-like 1, which yields MFRRGYGGVELLLVLWGLDLSMPCPRHCICYTSPSTVSCQAHNFHEVPEGIPAQSERVFLQNNKIQRLLRGHFSPTTTMLWLYSNNLSYIQPSTFHGFDRLEELDLGDNRHLKAVASDTFMGLGWLHALHLHHCGLISLPPGIFAGLHNLQYLYLQDNQLEFLEDDLFIDLLNLSHLFLHGNRLWSLRQNTFRGLGVLDRLLLHQNRIQWVDRQAFHDLRRLTMLYLFNNSITELSSGTLMQLPALEYLRLNDNPWECDCKALSLWDWLRRFRGSTSTLICVSPPELAGKDMKMVKKEELPSCLSNEGHRRGNSGGEMEHGDSLNHLNRHRIHHNHHQRPYLPHGDQYSLPSPSPLPRPPKGSRKNCTRRGRKGKGGLNEVQVLQEGDEKDYSPDGGKYDMSASSRRRNKCIPRTSVGPPSGVQRANNTGSHATAFIPCLSSALFLSIYFVILR from the exons GTTATGGCGGGGTGGAGTTGCTGCTGGTGCTGTGGGGCCTGGATCTCTCTATGCCCTGCCCCCGCCACTGCATCTGCTACACTTCACCTAGCACCGTTTCCTGTCAGGCTCACAACTTCCATGAAGTGCCCGAGGGTATCCCCGCTCAGAGTGAGCGTGTCTTCTTGCAGAACAACAAGATCCAGCGGCTGCTCCGCGGCCACTTTTCGCCCACCACCACCATGCTGTGGCTTTACTCAAACAACCTCTCCTACATACAGCCATCCACGTTTCACGGCTTTGACCGGCTGGAGGAGCTCGACCTGGGGGATAACCGGCACCTGAAGGCCGTCGCCTCGGACACCTTTATGGGTCTGGGTTGGCTACATGCGCTGCATCTGCACCATTGTGGCCTCATCAGTCTGCCTCCAGGGATCTTTGCTGGTTTACATAATCTTCAGTATCTCTACCTACAG GATAACCAATTAGAGTTCTTAGAGGATGATTTATTCATCGACCTCCTGAACCTAAGTCATCTCTTCCTGCATGGGAATCGGCTTTGGAGTCTTCGCCAGAACACTTTCCGAGGATTGGGCGTCTTGGACCGGCTCCTTCTGCACCAGAACCGAATCCAGTGGGTTGATCGGCAGGCTTTCCATGACCTTCGGCGTCTCACCATGCTCTACCTGTTCAATAACTCCATCACTGAGCTATCCAGTGGCACCCTGATGCAGCTGCCGGCCTTGGAGTACCTGCGTCTAAATGACAATCCCTGGGAATGTGACTGCAAGGCGTTATCCCTCTGGGACTGGCTGCGAAGGTTTAGGGGCTCCACATCCACTCTGATCTGCGTTTCACCGCCGGAGTTGGCAGGAAAGGATATGAAGATGGTGAAGAAGGAAGAGCTACCCAGCTGCTTGTCGAACGAGGGTCACAGAAGAGGTAACTCTGGAGGGGAGATGGAGCATGGAGACTCTTTAAACCATCTAAACCGCCACAGAATCCATCACAACCATCATCAGCGGCCGTACCTGCCGCATGGGGACCAGTACAGCTTGCCTTCGCCCTCACCCCTGCCGCGTCCACCGAAGGGAAGCCGCAAAAACTGTACCCGCCGGGGCCGCAAGGGAAAAGGGGGGCTCAATGAGGTACAGGTACTTCAGGAGGGGGATGAGAAGGACTACTCTCCAGATGGAGGTAAATACGATATGTCTGCATCCTCAAGAAGGAGAAACAAGTGCATCCCCAGAACTTCTGTTGGTCCACCAAGTGGAGTCCAGAGAGCTAATAACACTGGATCCCATGCAACAGCATTTATTCCCTGTTTGTCATCAGCTCTGTTTCTGTCAATCTATTTTGTGATCCTACGCTGA